The genomic interval GTTCACCCGCCAGCTCCGGGTCGCGACCACGGCCATCCTCGTCCTCTCGGTCGCGGTTCCGATTCTGGGTTTCTTCGGGTGGCGGAATCGCGCTGTCGTCCGTCGAACGGTCGCGCGACTGCTCGCGCCCGTCCTTCGACGACTCTCGAAGTTCGTCCCCGCCGATATCGGGCTCAGCCGGGCCAAGATCGACGCGCGAATCCGTGAGTTCTTCACCTCGATAGAGCGCGTCGCGGCCGACCGAAAGGCGCTGGGACTCACGCTCGCGGCGTCGACCGCGGGCTGGGTCCTGCAGATGGTCGCCCTCTGGCTAGCGTTCGTCGCCATCGGGTCGTCGGTACCGTTCTCCGTCCTGCTGTTCGTCGTCCCGGTCGGCGCTATCGCCGGGGTGACGCCGCTTCCCGGCGGCGCGGGCGGCATCGAGGCGGTCCTCGTCGGCCTGCTGTCGAGCCTCCCCGCTGCGGGCGTCAGTTGGGGAACGGCGTTTACCGCCGTGGTCCTCTTCCGGGCCGCCATCTACTGGGTCCCGGTCGTCATCGGCGGGAGCGTCGTCAGCATCGTCGGCATCGATTCGGTGTGAAAACAGTCGGTAGTCCGAACGCCGTCCGTCGAAACGGACTCCGTCAGTCGATGTAGCCGAGGTCCTGCAACCGATCTTTCGCGTCGTCGCTCATGTCGCCGAGGACGTTCTCGTCCTCGACTTCCTTCCACTCGCCGCCGACCTGCTCCTCGAACGACGAGAGGGTGGCTTCGAGTTCGACCTCTTCGTCGCTCCCCTCGCCCCGGGCGTCGTCGCGCTCTCCCGGGTCCGAATCGAGATGGTAGAATTCGTCGGAGATGCGCTCGTTGCGGATGTACTTGGCGTCGGGTCGGCGCACGGCGCGCATCCGCGAGTAGAACCGCGAGTCCCGCTCCAACTCGATGCCCGCGTCGCTGGCCTTCTGTTCGAGCTGTTTCAGCTCCACGACCGGCCGGAAGTACTCCACGAAGGCGAACTCCCCCTCTGCAAAGTCCCGGTAATCCGCCGAGAGCAGCGACCGCGTTCGGTCGAGCGGAACCGTCGAACGCTCCGCGCCGACGCCCGCGTGGTCGAGGACGGTGTGGTAGAGGTCGAGGAGTTCGACCTGTTGGTCCTCCCGGACGCCCTGTTCCATCTCGGGATGTTTGACCATCAGCGGGACGTTGACCAGCGGGTCGTAGATGCAGAACTCGTGGCCGTAGAGGCCGTGTTCGCCGTGGAGTTCGCCGTGGTCGGCGCAGACCACGACCATCGTGTCCTCCCACTCATCGTTGTCCTGGAGCCAGCCGAACAGCCGCTGGAGCTGGGCGTCGATGTGGCGAATCTCGGCGTCGTACAGCCCCTCGATTGCCTCCCACTCGTCGTCGTCGATGTCGCGCGCGCCGCAGTTGTACTCCTTGGAGTTCTGACAGACTTCCGTCGAGTCGACGCCGGGCGCGAACTCCTCCTTGTACTCCTCGGGCGGGTGGTACGGCAGGTGGGCGTCCATCAGATTGATGAACGCGAAGTACTCGTCGTCGGCGTCGTCGATGAACTCGATGGTGCGGTCGATGACCTGCGGGGTCTTCGAGTCGGCCCCCTCGCCCGAGGCGGTGTACTCGTGTATCTTGTTGCCGACGCTCACGAGGTAGTCGGCGACCTTCCGGAGCGAGTCGCTGTCGTTCATCGCCTTCCACGCCCTCGCGAGCGGGCCCGACAGGAAGTCGCCGGGCATCACCTCGAAGAAGTTGTCTTGGTCGTCGAAGCCGTCGGTGAGGTGGGTGTACGGCGTGATCCACGCGTTCGAGGAGTAGCAGGCAGTGTCGTAGCCCGCCGCGGAGAGCGTCTCGGCGAGCGTGGTCGCGCCTTCGAGATAGGGGTTCTCTTGGCTCGCGCCGTGCTCGCTCGGGTACATCCCGGTGAACAGCGAGGCGTGGACGGGCAGGGTCCACGGCGCGGGGGCGACCGCCTGCTCGAAGACTGCCGCCTCCTCGGCGAACCGTTCGAGTCCGGGCGTCGTCGGGCGGTCGTAGCCATAGACTGAGAGGTGGCTCTTTCGAACCGTGTCCATGACGACGAACACGACGTTCCCGGGAGTGTCGTCGGTAGTCATACCCGTTCATCCAACTCCCGGGGGGATAAATATCCTGATGTTAGCCGGGTCACCGCGGAGAAATTCCGGGATTTCGCGGCCGGAAAAACCGAGATTAGAAGGGGGCCTGCGGGCCTTCGTCGTCGTCGCCGTCGTCGTCGGTCGTCTCGCCCGGGAACGACGGGCTCATGCCGCCGCCGTGACCGCCGCCGTCCATGCCGGTGTCGGCGTGGACCTGCTCGATCTCGGGGATCTCCTTGACCATCCGGCTCTTGATGGCCTGAATCGTCATCGGCGAGATGCCACAGCCGCTACACGCGCCGCCGAGCTGGATGTGGACTTCGCCGGTCTCGCGGTCGATGTTCTGGATGGCCGCGCTCCCGCCGTGCATCTGAATCTGAGGGAAGTTCCGCCGCAGGAAGTTACTGACCCGCTCTTCGAGGTCGTCCCCGTCGTCCTGAGTCTCGGTGCTCATACGCCCGGGTAGGGTTCGTGCGGTCTTAGGCCTTTGGTTCAACATATTCGGTAACTCGGTCGCTTTGCTTCTTCGCGCACTTCGTGCGCTCGGGGGAGACGGCCTCGCCCGGTGTGAGACGTCGGGCGTCACATCGCTCGCCACGCGCCGGGAATTCGATATAGCGATATTTGATTTACCTCGCGTTCCGGATTGGTCCCCCATTTCCCGCGCTGGCACCTCGAACCCCTCAGCGACGGCTCTACAATACGAATAGAGCGTTCGTGACGCAGAAAACGCCCGAAACGGGCCGCCGGTTCCTTCGACCTACTCCTCGAACCCGAACACCCGACGCAACTCGGTCTCTATCTCCGCGACGTAGATGTCGAGCATCTCTTCGACCTTCTCGTCCTCGACGAGGATGCCCTGCACGCGGTCGACGGGGTCCTCGGGCAGTTCGACCCGAAATTCCCCCTCGCCCTCGTAGAAGGGTTCGCTCTCGTTGAGCACCTGCTGGTCGATTGCGTGGATGAGTTCGGAGTCGTACCGCTCGTTCAGGCGGTTGAACGCGTTCTTGTACGCCTTCTGGAGCTCGTTGAAGTAGTGGACGTACTTGTCCTCGAACTTCTCGGGGTCGAAGTCGGCCATACCCCCGACTACGGGGAGGACGCCAAAAAACGGACTGATTACGGTCTCAGGGCGTCACGCGGTCGGGGTCGCGCGGGAACAGGATGGCCTCCTTGATGTTGTCGAGGTCGGCCACCTTCTGAACGAGGCGGTCGATACCGAGGCCGTATCCGCCGTGGGGCGGGATGCCGAACCGGAACGCCTCCAGATAGAAGTGGAAGTTCTCGGGGTCTGCGCCCTGCTCGTCCATGTACGCCTCCATGGTCTCGATGTCGTGCTCGCGCTGGCCGCCCGAGGAGAGCTCTTGGCCCCGGTAGATGAGGTCGAACTTCCGGGAGGCGATGTCGTCGCCCTCGACGTCCTGCTTGTAGTAGAACTTCTCGTCCGGGTAGCCGACCACGAAGAACGCGGGGTGGCCCTGCTCCTCGAAGTACTCGCCCAGCAGTTTCTCGCCCTTCGTGTCGAGGTCGTCGTCGTCCTCGGGGACGTGATCGAACTCGGTCAGGAGGAGGTCACGGGCCTCCTCGAACGTGATGCGGGGGAACGGCTCGGTCGGGACGGTGAGGTCCACGTCGAGCGTCTCCAGTTCGTCGGCGGCCTCCTCGGCGGCGCGCTCCAGCGCGTACCGAAGCGACTCCTCTTGAACGTCCATCACGTCGTGGTGGTCCTCGATGTACGCGAGCTCCACGTCGAACATCGCGATCTCGGAGACGTGGCGGGACGTGGCGAACTCCTCGGCCCGGAACGCGGTGCCGGTCTCGTAGATCTTGTCGAACCCGGCGGCCATCAGCATCTGCTTGTAGAGCTGGGGGCTCTGGGACAGGAAGACCTCGTCGCCGTAGTAGACGACCGGGAACAGC from Halorussus salilacus carries:
- a CDS encoding flippase-like domain-containing protein, giving the protein MNAAQLRTTALGFLGTFAILGVLLYFVGVEEVVRELRKADPQVVALVVVATLGWLAAWGFGLRTVLHVLGSDISLAKSFFVLNGAMFSNNVTPFGQAGGEPVTALLISKVADTEYERGLAAIASVDSLNFVPSIVLSLSGAAFYATQTPFTRQLRVATTAILVLSVAVPILGFFGWRNRAVVRRTVARLLAPVLRRLSKFVPADIGLSRAKIDARIREFFTSIERVAADRKALGLTLAASTAGWVLQMVALWLAFVAIGSSVPFSVLLFVVPVGAIAGVTPLPGGAGGIEAVLVGLLSSLPAAGVSWGTAFTAVVLFRAAIYWVPVVIGGSVVSIVGIDSV
- a CDS encoding sulfatase, which produces MTTDDTPGNVVFVVMDTVRKSHLSVYGYDRPTTPGLERFAEEAAVFEQAVAPAPWTLPVHASLFTGMYPSEHGASQENPYLEGATTLAETLSAAGYDTACYSSNAWITPYTHLTDGFDDQDNFFEVMPGDFLSGPLARAWKAMNDSDSLRKVADYLVSVGNKIHEYTASGEGADSKTPQVIDRTIEFIDDADDEYFAFINLMDAHLPYHPPEEYKEEFAPGVDSTEVCQNSKEYNCGARDIDDDEWEAIEGLYDAEIRHIDAQLQRLFGWLQDNDEWEDTMVVVCADHGELHGEHGLYGHEFCIYDPLVNVPLMVKHPEMEQGVREDQQVELLDLYHTVLDHAGVGAERSTVPLDRTRSLLSADYRDFAEGEFAFVEYFRPVVELKQLEQKASDAGIELERDSRFYSRMRAVRRPDAKYIRNERISDEFYHLDSDPGERDDARGEGSDEEVELEATLSSFEEQVGGEWKEVEDENVLGDMSDDAKDRLQDLGYID
- a CDS encoding NifU family protein codes for the protein MSTETQDDGDDLEERVSNFLRRNFPQIQMHGGSAAIQNIDRETGEVHIQLGGACSGCGISPMTIQAIKSRMVKEIPEIEQVHADTGMDGGGHGGGMSPSFPGETTDDDGDDDEGPQAPF
- a CDS encoding DUF5783 family protein gives rise to the protein MADFDPEKFEDKYVHYFNELQKAYKNAFNRLNERYDSELIHAIDQQVLNESEPFYEGEGEFRVELPEDPVDRVQGILVEDEKVEEMLDIYVAEIETELRRVFGFEE
- the aspS gene encoding aspartate--tRNA(Asn) ligase, with the protein product MIERTYSGDITAEQDGETVSVAGHVHDIRDLGGLTFVIVRDREGQMQTVFKEENDEDLFEAAQDLGKEDVVRITGRVKASDQAPGGVEMVPESLEVISEADSPLPMEVAKDIESDLSTRLDNRAIDLRKPEVYAVFSLRSKLMSAMEEWFDREGYVDVDTPLISQEGAEGGAELFPVVYYGDEVFLSQSPQLYKQMLMAAGFDKIYETGTAFRAEEFATSRHVSEIAMFDVELAYIEDHHDVMDVQEESLRYALERAAEEAADELETLDVDLTVPTEPFPRITFEEARDLLLTEFDHVPEDDDDLDTKGEKLLGEYFEEQGHPAFFVVGYPDEKFYYKQDVEGDDIASRKFDLIYRGQELSSGGQREHDIETMEAYMDEQGADPENFHFYLEAFRFGIPPHGGYGLGIDRLVQKVADLDNIKEAILFPRDPDRVTP